Proteins found in one Thermococcus sp. genomic segment:
- a CDS encoding metalloregulator ArsR/SmtB family transcription factor produces the protein MERRNEILNYIRNRPGVTFRELARELKLGIGDLQYHLGKLEKEGKVFSRKVGRRRYIFPAGFEEEAQRLLMAISTETRRKILLLLMEGEMNQGEIAEKLGVSQPTISYHMRELEKLGVVKAWREGKSVVYSINYNPETLVRLIREYRPGLWERLADSLIDLLAGIGEGE, from the coding sequence ATGGAGCGGAGGAACGAGATACTCAACTACATCAGAAATAGGCCGGGTGTGACGTTCAGAGAACTTGCAAGGGAGCTTAAGCTGGGCATCGGAGACCTCCAGTACCACCTCGGAAAGCTTGAGAAAGAGGGCAAAGTGTTTTCAAGGAAGGTCGGGAGGAGGCGTTACATCTTTCCCGCGGGCTTTGAAGAAGAAGCACAAAGACTCCTCATGGCCATATCAACCGAAACCCGGAGAAAGATACTCCTCCTGCTCATGGAGGGGGAGATGAACCAGGGGGAGATAGCCGAAAAGCTTGGTGTCAGTCAGCCAACGATAAGCTATCACATGAGGGAACTGGAGAAACTCGGTGTTGTTAAGGCCTGGAGGGAAGGGAAGAGCGTTGTCTACTCTATAAACTACAACCCTGAGACGTTGGTCAGGTTGATTAGAGAATACCGGCCAGGGCTTTGGGAGAGACTGGCAGATAGCCTTATAGACCTCCTCGCTGGAATAGGTGAGGGTGAATGA